Proteins found in one Arachis stenosperma cultivar V10309 chromosome 8, arast.V10309.gnm1.PFL2, whole genome shotgun sequence genomic segment:
- the LOC130946575 gene encoding septum-promoting GTP-binding protein 1-like, with translation MFQLRRSVIRGSLCRRIQHRISILRRYIHRLFHHFLLCSPPSLYRRMLLPSSSSSAVELVEPVTPPHQLLHTHDMDSDLVSLKISLLGDSHIGKTSFLMKYVGAETEKDKKQGEHHSKTLIVEGARISYSIWEIAGDEKSEDQIPLACKDSVAILIMFDLTSRCTLNSVIGWYKEARKWNRTAIPVLVGTKFDDFIQLPIDMQWTIASQARAYAKALNATLFFSSATYNINVNKVFKFITAKLFDLPWTLERNLNVGEPIIDF, from the exons atGTTCCAGCTTCGCCGGAGTGTCATCCGAGGCAGCCTCTGCCGCCGCATTCAGCACCGCATTTCCATCCTCCGGCGATACATTCATCGCCTCTTCCACCACTTCCTCCTCTGCTCCCCTCCTTCTCTCTACCGCCGCATGCTGTTaccatcctcctcctcctccgccGTGGAGTTGGTGGAGCCGGTAACACCACCTCATCAGCTTCTTCACACACATGACATGGACTCTGACTTGGTTTCATTGAAGATCAGCCTCTTGGGTGATTCCCATATTGGAAAAACAAGCTTCTTG ATGAAATATGTAGGTGCTGAAactgaaaaagataagaagcaaGGTGAACACCATAGCAAAACTTTAATTGTAGAAGGTGCTCGAATCTCATATTCTATCTGGGAAATAGCAG GTGATGAAAAATCAGAGGACCAAATCCCATTAGCATGCAAGGACTCTGTGGCAATTTTGATTATGTTTGATCTCACTAGTAGATGCACACTAAACAG TGTCATAGGGTGGTATAAAGAAGCCAGGAAATGGAACAGg ACAGCAATTCCAGTATTGGTAGGAACCAAGTTTGATGATTTCATTCAGCTCCCAATTGATATGCAATGGACCATAGCCAGTCAG GCAAGAGCATATGCCAAAGCCCTCAATGCAACATTGTTCTTTTCAAGTGCCACCTACAATATCAATGTCAATAAGGTCTTCAAATTCATCACTGCCAAACTTTTTGACTTACCATGGACATTGGAAAGAAATCTTAATGTTGGAGAGCCAATAATTGATTTCTAA
- the LOC130945226 gene encoding uncharacterized protein LOC130945226, with the protein MSEPRPVPRRESPWGITGEGHREPKAHRCNDRVEDVVQACFEGNPFKTVPGPFKLFWKCMRSKPGEEPTEPFTYLDLEPPKREEKPVKVE; encoded by the exons ATGAGCGAACCGAGGCCAGTGCCAAGGAGAGAGAGTCCATGGGGAATCACCGGAGAGGGTCATCGTGAACCCAAAGCCCACCGATGTAACGACCGTGTTGAAGATGTCGTTCAG GCTTGTTTCGAGGGAAACCCATTTAAGACAGTTCCAGGGCCTTTCAAGCTCTTCTGGAAATGCATGCGTTCTAAACCTGG TGAGGAACCAACAGAGCCATTTACCTATCTGGATTTGGAACCTccaaagagagaggagaaaccTGTAAAAGTTGAGTAA